One Dermacentor silvarum isolate Dsil-2018 chromosome 10, BIME_Dsil_1.4, whole genome shotgun sequence genomic window carries:
- the LOC119465918 gene encoding T-cell immunomodulatory protein: MGVVTAARAITVLLSVVFLPGAWSFRDITVDVFGSAQPSVLGAFGDFNSDKLTDLFLASSDSHKLEIWVATGVKPSFEKSEVQCTVPGVITSIMPGDFDGDSIMDVLVTSKDSGDKSDVVDVRIFWGRLRMGVDCANSTHVAGLGWQPLLLDYNGDRVVDLLSARAEDPNTRTVWTFGPSRTPTPVALGVGASALAKPHSNSFVDLNDDMTADLMLTAHSSMEVWYWVGNGSFSGPHRRDYPPDAAVKGQSLFVDVDADGDMEHVMPVCLGSPDCKHSAIMVLNGSHWVTWFESFQDGANYTWKFHVDEGQPPDVAMPVALRTGDVDMDGYPDFLAILEGKPQGQKKVVTRATLLLNVRCSSCPFGRNLVPYWNYGALANFDSAKLAAFFDIDEDGHMDILLTNGTRQNGFHTFALRNQFSDDACFIKVLALSGLCYTDCPQGHLAYGTNQPGPLVRYRIITSSGYPQESCSSQLYQSAHYALQLPYSVFGLGQSPNFVDVLTVALANNESSEHPSVHHQWTQIIPNSQMVVIPYPANDPSRWVNKLFVTPGRQVLLTFIALAGTCVFIVLIIGALHWLEKREDRRMKLQEAHQFHFDAM, translated from the exons ATGGGAGTCGTGACAGCCGCCCGGGCGATCACCGTCCTGCTCTCGGTCGTGTTTCTCCCAGGAGCTTGGAGCTTTCGCGACATCACGGTTGATGTATTCGGCAGCGCCCAACCGAGCGTTCTCGGCGCCTTCGGCGACTTCAACTCGGACAAGCTCACCGATCTCTTCCTCGCGTCGAGCGATTCTCACAAGCTGGAGATATGGGTCGCCACGGGCGTGAAGCCGTCGTTCGAGAAGTCCGAGGTGCAGTGCACCGTTCCTGGCGTCATCACAAGCATCATGCCGGGCGACTTTGACGGTGACTCCATCATGGACGTGCTCGTAACGTCCAAGGACAGCGGCGACAAGTCCGACGTCGTCGACGTTCGAATCTTCTGGGGTCGCTTGCGAATGGGCGTGGACTGCGCGAACAGCACGCACGTAGCGGGCCTAGGTTGGCAGCCGCTGCTGTTGGACTACAACGGGGACCGGGTCGTCGACCTGCTGTCCGCCCGCGCGGAAGACCCCAACACGAGGACCGTGTGGACGTTCGGTCCGAGCAGGACTCCGACGCCCGTGGCGCTCGGTGTGGGTGCGAGCGCGCTCGCGAAGCCGCACTCGAATTCATTCGTGGACTTGAACGACGACATGACCGCCGATCTCATGCTGACCGCCCATTCCTCCATGGAGGTCTGGTACTGGGTCGGCAACGGTTCGTTTAGCGGTCCGCACAGGCGCGACTACCCGCCTGACGCCGCGGTGAAAGGTCAGTCCCTCTTCGTCGACGTCGACGCGGACGGTGACATGGAACACGTCATGCCCGTCTGCCTCGGAAGCCCCGACTGCAAGCACTCGGCGATCATGGTGCTCAACGGTAGCCACTGGGTCACTTGGTTCGAGTCGTTTCAAGACGGCGCCAACTACACTTGGAAATTCCACGTTGATGAGGGCCAACCGCCCGATGTCGCGATGCCGGTCGCCTTGCGTACGGGGGACGTTGACATGGACGGTTATCCCGACTTCTTAGCGATATTGGAAGGCAAGCCGCAGGGCCAGAAGAAGGTAGTCACTCGGGCCACACTCCTGCTCAACGTCCGCTGCTCGAGCTGCCCGTTTGGGCGTAACTTGGTCCCTTACTGGAATTACGGGGCCCTCGCGAACTTTGACTCCGCCAAGCTGGCCGCGTTCTTCGACATCGACGAAGACGGGCACATGGACATCCTGCTGACGAACGGTACCCGGCAGAATGGATTTCACACGTTCGCACTTCGCAACCAGTTTAGCGACGATGCGTGCTTCATCAAGGTTTTGGCTCTGAGTGGCCTCTGCTACACCGACTGTCCGCAGGGTCACCTGGCCTACGGCACGAatcaaccgggacctctggtgCGGTACCGGATCATAACGTCCAGTGGCTACCCGCAG GAAAGCTGCAGCAGCCAGCTCTACCAGTCGGCACACTACGCACTGCAGCTGCCTTATTCAGTTTTTGGGCTTGGCCAGTCGCCAAACTTTGTGGACGTGCTGACTGTCGCCTTAGCTAACAACGAGAGCTCCGAGCACCCCAGTGTGCACCACCAGTGGACCCAAATCATCCCAAACTCGCAGATGGTGGTCATCCCATACCCGGCAAATGACCCATCACGCTGGGTCAACAAGCTTTTCGTCACTCCTGGACGACAG